In the Marinomonas algicola genome, one interval contains:
- a CDS encoding DUF4862 family protein: protein MTYFVGAYASSPSGESWNPELEAEFYSKLKQEPNIKGLEHPFLGSLHPYDDTWFLENIDPTWNFVFTCIPGTMNELGKNPEFGLASTSESGRLAALAFLEKARVAIKQLNSHLGRQAVTAIQIHSAPKQPEGTSSKSAFQTSLDALLAWDWDGAKVVVEHCDTLLDEHPPAKGFLSLAEEASAIITANRTAHRNNLKNSVGMVINWGRSVIETRHPEGAIQHIHYLNEKRLLCGIMFSGVSDKESEFGVWQDSHMPPTAATEHAKGESDSLMSAEEIHKCLRTAKAKENKELILGIKLGIRPSAASIEDRIAYNANALSILDDFFTK from the coding sequence ATGACCTATTTTGTCGGCGCTTATGCTTCTTCACCATCAGGTGAATCATGGAACCCCGAATTAGAAGCGGAATTTTATTCCAAGCTCAAACAAGAACCGAATATAAAAGGTTTAGAGCACCCTTTTCTTGGTTCTTTACATCCTTATGACGACACTTGGTTCCTCGAAAACATAGACCCTACCTGGAACTTCGTTTTTACCTGCATTCCAGGCACAATGAATGAACTGGGGAAAAACCCAGAGTTTGGACTCGCCTCCACCTCCGAGTCAGGTCGTTTGGCCGCACTGGCGTTTCTAGAAAAAGCCAGAGTTGCCATAAAACAGCTTAATTCTCATCTAGGTAGGCAAGCCGTAACCGCTATTCAAATACACTCTGCACCAAAGCAACCGGAGGGAACCTCCTCAAAGTCGGCTTTTCAAACTTCGTTGGACGCGCTTTTAGCGTGGGACTGGGATGGTGCAAAAGTGGTTGTTGAGCATTGTGATACTCTCCTAGATGAGCACCCACCTGCAAAAGGCTTCTTATCGCTTGCAGAAGAAGCCAGCGCCATAATAACCGCAAACCGTACCGCTCACAGGAATAATCTCAAAAACAGTGTGGGAATGGTGATTAATTGGGGAAGATCCGTTATTGAAACACGCCACCCTGAAGGCGCAATACAGCATATACACTACCTTAATGAAAAAAGATTACTCTGCGGTATTATGTTCTCTGGTGTTTCAGATAAAGAGTCAGAATTCGGCGTATGGCAAGACTCTCATATGCCACCAACGGCCGCGACCGAGCACGCTAAAGGCGAGTCTGACTCACTGATGTCAGCCGAAGAAATCCATAAATGTTTACGAACCGCAAAGGCCAAAGAAAACAAAGAACTTATTTTAGGTATTAAATTAGGCATTCGCCCTAGCGCAGCGTCGATTGAAGATCGCATTGCTTATAACGCAAATGCACTCTCCATTTTAGATGATTTTTTTACTAAATAA
- a CDS encoding FAD-dependent monooxygenase, with product MKQKIVIAGAGIGGLCAALSFAQRGFSVQVFEQSSQLGEVGAGLQMSPNAMKVLEALGLSEQVNKVAFVPQNAVLRHYQKGSYFLKAELGKVAEQRYQSPYLHLHRADLHALLLDAATDIGVDIRLNSRLISFTQDDHQVRITLEDGTTDSASLLIGADGIRSNVLAQLQTVDDFNHDVNAPVFTGQVAWRGVVPTDKLPPHLIKPDATVWVGPGRHLVTYYLRGGKLINFVAVEERKEWASESWNTQGDAEHLKRAFSGWHPEVTQLLESVEETFLWGLFGREPLAKWHLKRVVLLGDACHPMLPFMAQGAAMALEDAYVLAKELSSTNMQDQQRVQHALKRYTLVRLPRASKVQAMSRDNADLYHMKGGALGRIRLNMINMASKALPSLVSSKLDPLYGYDVTK from the coding sequence ATGAAACAAAAGATTGTAATTGCGGGTGCCGGTATTGGTGGCTTGTGTGCGGCTTTGTCCTTCGCTCAGCGAGGGTTTTCCGTGCAGGTATTTGAACAGTCATCTCAATTAGGTGAAGTAGGTGCCGGACTGCAAATGAGCCCAAATGCAATGAAAGTCTTAGAAGCATTAGGACTTAGTGAACAGGTAAACAAGGTGGCTTTTGTGCCACAAAATGCGGTACTGAGACACTACCAAAAAGGCTCGTATTTTTTAAAGGCAGAATTAGGAAAAGTCGCAGAACAGCGCTATCAATCGCCTTATTTACATTTGCATCGAGCGGATTTACATGCACTTCTTTTGGATGCAGCGACTGACATTGGTGTTGATATACGACTTAATTCGAGGTTAATCAGTTTCACCCAAGACGATCATCAGGTAAGGATTACTTTGGAAGATGGTACGACTGATTCGGCGTCCCTTCTGATTGGTGCTGATGGAATACGTTCGAACGTACTTGCTCAACTGCAAACCGTTGACGATTTTAACCATGATGTAAACGCCCCTGTTTTTACCGGGCAAGTGGCCTGGAGAGGCGTTGTCCCCACGGATAAGTTGCCACCGCATCTGATTAAACCGGATGCAACGGTTTGGGTTGGACCTGGACGTCATTTAGTCACCTACTATTTACGTGGAGGGAAGCTCATTAACTTTGTGGCCGTTGAAGAGCGAAAAGAATGGGCTTCTGAATCTTGGAATACCCAAGGCGATGCGGAGCATTTAAAGCGCGCCTTTTCTGGTTGGCATCCTGAAGTGACTCAATTATTAGAATCGGTAGAGGAAACTTTCTTATGGGGGCTTTTTGGTCGCGAACCATTAGCTAAGTGGCACTTAAAGCGGGTGGTGTTATTAGGTGATGCTTGCCACCCAATGTTGCCTTTTATGGCACAAGGGGCTGCCATGGCCTTAGAAGATGCTTATGTCTTAGCGAAAGAGCTGTCTTCCACCAATATGCAAGATCAACAGCGTGTCCAGCACGCGTTAAAACGGTATACGCTTGTACGCTTACCTCGAGCCAGTAAAGTCCAAGCTATGTCTCGAGACAATGCGGATTTATACCACATGAAAGGGGGAGCGTTAGGCCGTATACGCTTAAACATGATTAATATGGCATCAAAGGCTTTACCCTCCCTTGTGTCGTCTAAATTAGACCCTTTATATGGCTATGATGTGACCAAATAG
- a CDS encoding dicarboxylate/amino acid:cation symporter — MTNETKTNFWSGLALWKKILIGMVLGVIVGSIMGPSAEILKPIGTLFINAIKMLIVPLVFCSLIVGITSMKDTSKMGRIGLKAIVLYLGTTAVAITIGLTLANIFLPGVGLNMTITDPNAVGKEAPALVQTLLNMIPKNPINALASGNILQIIIFALGLGIALTLCGEKGEPAIKVFESLAEAMYKLTEIVMKLAPYGVFGLMAWVAGKYGMDILLPLIKVITAVYIGCLLHVLVFYTGMISVIGRLNPIIYLKGLINPAAVAFTTTSSSGTLPATIKASREEMGVSKGISSFVLPLGATINMDGTALYQGVCALFIAQAFGIDLEFSDYIVIILTSTLASVGTAGVPGAGLIMLSLVLTTVGLPLEGLAIVAGIDRILDMARTSVNVCGDLMVTVLVGKSENELDESIYNKTA; from the coding sequence ATGACCAATGAAACAAAAACCAATTTTTGGAGTGGTCTCGCGCTCTGGAAAAAAATCTTAATCGGTATGGTACTCGGCGTCATTGTTGGCTCTATCATGGGGCCAAGCGCTGAAATACTAAAGCCGATTGGCACTCTTTTCATCAATGCCATTAAAATGCTCATCGTACCACTGGTGTTTTGCTCTCTAATTGTGGGCATAACCTCCATGAAAGATACCAGCAAAATGGGAAGAATTGGTCTGAAAGCCATTGTTTTGTATCTAGGGACAACCGCGGTGGCCATCACTATTGGATTGACGTTAGCCAATATTTTTCTCCCTGGCGTAGGCTTAAACATGACGATAACGGACCCAAATGCCGTTGGTAAAGAAGCGCCGGCGTTAGTTCAAACCTTGCTAAACATGATCCCAAAAAACCCAATTAATGCTTTGGCTTCTGGTAATATTTTACAAATTATCATCTTTGCTTTGGGTCTAGGCATTGCACTCACACTATGTGGTGAAAAAGGCGAGCCAGCCATCAAGGTGTTTGAAAGTTTAGCTGAGGCCATGTACAAGCTAACTGAAATCGTTATGAAGCTTGCGCCTTACGGGGTATTCGGCTTAATGGCTTGGGTGGCTGGTAAGTACGGTATGGACATTCTATTACCTCTAATCAAAGTTATCACAGCGGTATATATTGGTTGTTTATTGCATGTATTGGTTTTCTATACTGGCATGATCAGCGTTATTGGCCGTTTAAATCCAATCATCTATCTAAAAGGTTTGATTAACCCCGCCGCGGTTGCATTCACAACGACAAGCAGCTCCGGCACATTACCGGCTACGATTAAGGCATCGCGCGAAGAGATGGGTGTCTCCAAAGGCATTTCCAGCTTTGTTTTGCCTCTTGGAGCAACCATCAATATGGATGGTACGGCCTTGTATCAAGGAGTGTGTGCTTTGTTCATTGCTCAGGCATTCGGTATTGATTTAGAGTTCTCCGACTATATTGTCATTATCCTTACCTCAACTCTTGCTTCTGTCGGTACAGCTGGCGTACCAGGAGCAGGATTAATTATGCTGTCTCTTGTTTTAACGACCGTAGGCTTGCCGCTAGAAGGTTTGGCTATCGTGGCTGGTATTGACCGTATTTTAGATATGGCCCGAACCAGCGTGAACGTTTGCGGTGACTTGATGGTTACTGTACTGGTGGGTAAAAGTGAAAATGAATTAGATGAGTCTATTTATAATAAAACAGCTTAA
- a CDS encoding sigma-54-dependent transcriptional regulator, whose product MNANRNPSFGILLIDDEPPFLRSLSIALERGAGFNHIYRCEDSRDAMEIIEQEPIGLVLLDLTMPHLSGEELLQKIVQEHPEVGVIIVSGLNQLETAVQCIRLGAYDYFVKTTEEDRLIKGICRAVHMQEMRQENQEMRKRFLSDTLERPDVFANIITQNKGMRSVFQYLESVSNSSQPVLICGESGVGKEQIAQAIHTLSNRSGNLISVNVAGLDDNVFADTLFGHSKGAFTGADKARSGMIEQATNGTLFLDEIGDLSLTSQVKLLRLLQEGEYYPLGSDRPKRIRARVIVATHQNLEKKLKTGEFRKDLYYRLRIHQVEIPSLRHRKDDIPLLLEYFLTEASAELGKNKPTIPKELVPLLANYSFPGNIRELKALAYDAISQHQSKILSMEVFRRVIDPSKQIDIADADKTTLFKSDQPLPTLQEVGDLLIEAAMDRAQGNQSLASRLLGISQPALSKRLKKKLNEPL is encoded by the coding sequence ATGAACGCTAATCGCAACCCAAGCTTCGGCATTTTATTAATTGATGATGAACCCCCCTTTTTACGTAGTTTAAGTATTGCATTAGAGCGTGGTGCCGGCTTTAACCATATTTATCGCTGCGAAGACAGTCGCGACGCCATGGAGATCATTGAACAAGAACCAATTGGTCTGGTCTTGTTGGATTTAACTATGCCACACCTTTCCGGAGAGGAATTGCTGCAGAAAATTGTCCAAGAGCACCCAGAAGTGGGTGTTATTATTGTCAGCGGATTAAATCAATTAGAAACTGCCGTCCAATGCATTCGCCTCGGTGCCTACGATTATTTTGTCAAAACAACAGAAGAAGATCGTTTAATTAAAGGCATTTGTCGCGCGGTACATATGCAGGAAATGCGACAAGAAAATCAGGAAATGCGCAAACGCTTTTTATCCGATACCTTGGAGCGACCAGACGTTTTTGCGAATATTATTACGCAAAATAAGGGCATGCGTTCCGTTTTCCAATATCTTGAATCCGTATCAAATAGCAGCCAACCCGTGTTAATTTGTGGTGAAAGCGGCGTTGGTAAAGAACAAATAGCTCAAGCTATTCATACATTAAGTAATCGTTCAGGTAATCTTATTAGTGTTAATGTGGCGGGCTTAGATGATAATGTCTTTGCCGATACGTTATTTGGTCACAGTAAAGGCGCCTTTACTGGTGCCGATAAAGCCAGATCTGGCATGATTGAACAAGCCACCAATGGCACACTATTTTTAGATGAGATTGGCGACCTCAGCCTTACGTCACAAGTCAAACTGTTAAGACTCTTGCAAGAAGGAGAATACTACCCTTTAGGCAGCGATCGCCCAAAACGAATACGCGCTCGCGTTATTGTGGCAACGCATCAAAATCTAGAAAAAAAACTTAAAACAGGCGAATTTCGAAAAGACCTCTATTACCGTTTACGTATCCACCAAGTTGAGATTCCTTCTCTACGACACCGAAAAGATGATATCCCTTTACTGCTTGAGTATTTCTTAACGGAGGCTTCTGCTGAATTGGGAAAAAATAAACCCACCATTCCTAAGGAGCTCGTTCCCCTACTAGCCAACTATTCTTTTCCTGGAAACATAAGAGAATTAAAAGCGCTGGCCTACGATGCCATAAGTCAACACCAATCGAAGATTTTGTCCATGGAGGTATTCCGTCGTGTTATCGACCCAAGTAAACAAATTGACATTGCTGACGCCGATAAAACCACGTTGTTTAAAAGTGACCAACCACTTCCGACGTTGCAAGAAGTCGGCGATTTATTAATCGAAGCGGCGATGGACAGAGCCCAAGGAAATCAATCTCTCGCTTCTCGTTTATTAGGTATATCTCAACCCGCTCTTAGCAAACGGCTAAAAAAGAAGCTAAACGAACCCCTATAA
- a CDS encoding ATP-binding protein — protein sequence MKIKLSTLCNFSLFGIRHSHPLAARILLTLLLFSTLLAIFLTSIQVYSDYRKETANLTRQTDYIASSHLDGIRKSLWDLNHEQIKLQLKGILNFSNVETVSLHSNHWDADIVVGNTKVLEKENSSGTVFPIYYPNRGQQDRLLGQLTVYYDLQAIKTGLFHKAIQIGLYQVLMVLITGLMLLVIVHLMVTRHLEFMALYTRQVSTGNLTKPLELPFRKSNSSTPPDEIDEVVYSINQMRQAILEDISHRDKIQEELRYHRDQLQKRIQKRTQSLQNAKEKAEMANQAKSQFLATMSHEIKTPLNGILGMVELLSRDTKLTQDHLKKLDSIYQSGEALLSILNGLLDYARLEEKSYSPEISLFSVKNVVQSSCLLFSAKAEQQGSVIHYDLDEKLAYNYLGSDSSLRQILANLISNAIKFTQDGLITITVKVDKQRAEESIEHIYIEVKDTGIGIAESYLERVFERFSQADDSITRVYGGTGLGLAITKGLVEAMKGKIGVRNNEDKGCLFWFNIPLQPKEKTAVDNQKEDSLSSQSRLASRPLNILIVEDTPINVEIMMELMTTDGHNVDLAEDGQVAITMGENKRYDLILLDIHLPKFSGYDVANHIKNTPSINKETPIVALTANVNSNSLKKCLSAGMSAVVPKPFNMALFYQVIEKHVFQQEDNECLSFPIKDKQLSLIDDPLLQSHKTALGAQRLTRLINLFKENSLLSIAQLQTELANQDSYEIGEEAHRFASNAESIGAIIVAEKLREIELACESNQAIPEVASLIVDLLEVHRVTLDKLEDYTN from the coding sequence ATGAAAATCAAGCTATCTACTTTATGCAACTTTTCACTTTTTGGTATAAGGCACTCTCACCCCCTAGCCGCTCGAATTTTACTTACTCTACTTTTGTTTAGCACTCTACTGGCTATCTTTTTAACGTCGATACAGGTTTACAGTGATTATCGTAAAGAAACGGCCAATTTAACCCGCCAAACCGATTACATAGCCTCTTCACATTTAGATGGCATTCGCAAAAGTTTATGGGATCTAAATCATGAACAAATTAAACTACAGCTAAAAGGCATACTCAACTTTTCAAATGTCGAAACCGTCTCTTTGCATTCCAACCACTGGGACGCAGACATTGTTGTTGGTAACACGAAAGTATTAGAAAAAGAAAATTCTTCCGGTACCGTATTCCCTATTTATTATCCGAATAGAGGACAGCAGGACAGATTACTAGGGCAACTGACGGTTTATTATGACTTACAAGCAATCAAAACAGGGCTATTTCACAAAGCCATTCAGATTGGGTTATATCAAGTATTGATGGTCCTCATTACGGGATTAATGTTACTGGTCATTGTGCACTTGATGGTAACTCGCCACCTTGAATTTATGGCGCTTTATACTCGTCAGGTCAGTACAGGAAACTTAACAAAACCTTTGGAGTTGCCTTTTAGAAAATCTAACAGCAGTACCCCACCTGACGAAATTGATGAAGTGGTTTACTCCATAAATCAAATGAGACAAGCTATTTTGGAAGACATTTCCCACAGAGATAAGATCCAAGAAGAATTACGCTATCACCGTGACCAATTGCAAAAACGCATTCAAAAACGTACTCAAAGCCTGCAAAACGCCAAAGAAAAAGCCGAAATGGCGAACCAAGCCAAGAGTCAATTTCTCGCTACCATGAGTCATGAAATCAAAACGCCGTTAAACGGTATTTTAGGGATGGTTGAATTATTAAGTAGGGATACAAAACTGACTCAAGACCACCTCAAAAAACTCGATTCAATATACCAATCTGGCGAAGCCCTACTTTCTATATTAAACGGGCTATTAGATTACGCCCGCTTAGAAGAAAAATCGTATTCACCTGAAATCAGCCTGTTTTCAGTGAAGAATGTCGTACAATCAAGTTGCTTACTCTTCTCAGCCAAAGCGGAACAACAAGGTAGCGTAATTCATTATGATCTAGACGAAAAACTTGCCTATAACTATTTAGGAAGTGACAGTTCACTTCGTCAAATTCTCGCCAATCTTATCTCAAACGCCATTAAATTTACCCAAGATGGTCTTATTACCATTACGGTCAAAGTCGATAAACAGCGGGCTGAAGAGAGCATCGAACACATTTATATTGAAGTAAAAGATACTGGTATTGGCATTGCTGAGTCTTATTTAGAAAGAGTGTTTGAGCGTTTTAGTCAAGCCGATGATAGCATTACCCGAGTATATGGTGGCACCGGCCTAGGCTTGGCTATCACCAAAGGCTTAGTTGAAGCTATGAAAGGCAAAATTGGCGTTAGAAACAATGAAGATAAAGGCTGCTTATTCTGGTTTAACATCCCTTTGCAACCAAAAGAAAAAACCGCCGTAGATAACCAAAAGGAAGATTCGTTAAGTAGCCAATCGAGATTGGCCTCTCGCCCATTAAACATTTTAATCGTTGAAGATACGCCTATAAACGTGGAAATAATGATGGAGCTGATGACAACGGACGGCCATAACGTAGATCTGGCCGAAGACGGTCAAGTCGCGATCACGATGGGAGAAAATAAGCGTTACGACCTTATTTTATTGGATATACATTTACCAAAATTTAGTGGTTATGACGTGGCTAATCATATAAAAAACACACCTTCAATAAACAAAGAAACGCCAATAGTGGCATTGACCGCCAATGTAAATTCAAATAGTCTAAAAAAATGTTTGTCCGCAGGCATGTCTGCCGTCGTTCCTAAACCCTTTAATATGGCGCTTTTCTATCAAGTGATTGAAAAACACGTTTTCCAACAAGAAGACAATGAGTGCTTGTCTTTTCCTATTAAAGACAAGCAACTTTCTTTAATAGATGACCCACTGTTGCAGTCACACAAAACCGCTCTTGGAGCACAACGACTCACTAGACTGATTAATTTATTTAAAGAAAACAGCCTATTGTCTATTGCGCAACTGCAGACTGAATTGGCTAATCAAGACAGTTACGAAATTGGGGAAGAAGCCCACCGTTTCGCCAGCAATGCCGAGTCTATTGGCGCTATTATAGTGGCCGAAAAACTCAGAGAGATTGAATTGGCCTGCGAATCCAATCAAGCCATACCGGAAGTAGCGTCATTAATTGTCGATCTTTTGGAAGTGCACCGAGTAACACTTGATAAATTAGAGGATTACACGAACTAA
- a CDS encoding transporter substrate-binding domain-containing protein codes for MRLFFHALFLLSLLSVPTLFSLPIYAFEKEDIIIVSGDRNYPPYEFINEDGEPDGYNTELTRAIAEVMSMEVVIKLGDWNQKRLKLEDGTVDVLQGIAQSKQRSKTYQFSPPHAIIHQSIFTRKGNPKITQFSDLKGKEIIVQKSGVAHDYLRQEGATSPLILVDTHAAALRLLASGKHDYAIVANLPGMYVGRELALSNIIPVGKPFGAQHYGYAVLKGNDELLAQFSEGLAILINTGRQQAIYDKWLGPLENAGTLWKTIGQITAVISILLCVILGGIVIWNRMLTQQVNRRTEELKLQQQQLVQADKMTSLGILVAGVAHEINNPISLLLLNLPVIKETYQDIEEILEEHYQVHGEFYVGGLEYSRMREELPLMLDDMQAGTSRVRRIVDDLRDFSRHEPGRQDDAVDLNNVVSTAVRLVDNIIKKHSDCVEIDYASDLPTFKGNAQRIEQVIINLIVNACQALANKNKGISIKTSYNQKDELLQFIIIDSGCGIELDNLSRLSDPFFTTRREQGGTGLGLSVSARIVEEHKGRLTYQSSLGIGTQATLSLPVTKATNER; via the coding sequence ATGCGTTTATTTTTTCACGCACTTTTTTTATTGTCGCTGCTTTCAGTACCTACCCTATTCTCATTACCTATCTATGCATTTGAAAAAGAAGACATCATTATCGTCTCTGGTGACCGTAATTACCCACCCTACGAGTTTATAAATGAAGATGGAGAACCGGATGGGTATAACACCGAACTAACACGGGCTATTGCTGAAGTAATGAGCATGGAGGTGGTTATTAAATTGGGGGACTGGAATCAAAAGCGTTTAAAGCTAGAAGACGGAACGGTGGATGTATTACAAGGTATCGCTCAGTCAAAACAACGCAGCAAAACGTACCAGTTCTCACCACCCCATGCCATCATTCACCAATCTATTTTCACCCGTAAAGGTAATCCTAAAATCACTCAATTTTCGGATCTAAAAGGAAAAGAAATTATTGTTCAAAAAAGCGGGGTTGCTCATGATTATTTACGGCAAGAGGGCGCCACCTCTCCCCTTATTTTGGTTGATACCCATGCGGCCGCCTTACGTTTATTAGCTTCAGGCAAGCACGATTACGCTATTGTGGCTAATTTACCCGGCATGTATGTAGGCCGAGAATTGGCGCTGTCAAACATCATCCCTGTCGGTAAGCCTTTTGGGGCCCAGCATTATGGGTATGCTGTCTTAAAAGGTAATGACGAGTTACTTGCACAGTTTAGCGAGGGTTTGGCCATACTTATTAATACAGGGCGCCAGCAAGCCATCTATGACAAGTGGTTAGGCCCTTTAGAAAACGCTGGCACATTGTGGAAAACCATAGGGCAAATCACGGCCGTTATTTCCATTTTATTATGTGTCATTCTTGGTGGCATCGTGATTTGGAATAGAATGCTGACCCAACAAGTTAACCGCCGAACTGAAGAATTAAAACTGCAACAACAGCAACTTGTACAAGCAGACAAAATGACCTCTCTTGGCATATTAGTCGCAGGAGTGGCTCATGAAATAAACAACCCAATCAGTTTGTTATTACTCAATTTGCCCGTCATAAAAGAGACCTACCAAGACATCGAAGAAATACTAGAAGAACATTATCAAGTTCATGGAGAATTCTATGTGGGTGGTCTGGAATACAGCCGTATGCGTGAAGAGTTACCTTTAATGCTAGATGATATGCAAGCAGGCACGTCCAGAGTGCGACGCATCGTAGATGATTTAAGGGATTTTTCTCGGCACGAGCCAGGTCGTCAGGATGATGCGGTAGATCTAAACAACGTTGTTTCCACCGCGGTTAGATTAGTGGACAATATCATTAAAAAACACAGTGATTGTGTTGAGATTGATTACGCCAGTGACCTCCCAACCTTTAAGGGGAATGCGCAACGCATAGAGCAAGTTATTATCAATTTAATTGTCAATGCTTGCCAAGCACTAGCGAATAAAAATAAAGGCATTAGTATAAAAACGTCTTATAATCAAAAAGATGAACTGCTGCAATTCATTATTATTGACAGTGGATGCGGCATAGAGCTCGATAACTTATCACGCCTAAGTGACCCTTTTTTCACAACTCGACGAGAACAAGGTGGAACAGGGCTGGGGCTATCAGTATCAGCACGAATAGTTGAGGAACACAAAGGTCGTTTAACTTATCAATCTTCTTTGGGCATAGGCACTCAAGCCACACTGTCTCTTCCTGTTACTAAGGCAACCAATGAACGCTAA
- a CDS encoding substrate-binding periplasmic protein, which yields MNVSISAKHLLIGLLLIGSFCSYTHANERPTITVCGSPAYPPISWIEEGHIIGLAPMLVESMITSLGYPINTEQDSNWSRCLKEVELGNIDMVVAAYQTERRKEFMQYLAEPIVIEPITLYYNKKNPIPSVQWEDLKGLKVGILFSDSFGDIVDQKIREYLRIEFVSTGVQNIQKLAIQRIDLMPLGAIGGVLQVKKLGFENEITSLPTPIVSDYWHVGISKRSPLIKHVDQLNNALIALKKAQAVELGIDKFTKRYINSDLSRKPTETAP from the coding sequence GTGAATGTCTCCATTTCAGCTAAACACCTTTTAATCGGTCTACTACTAATAGGTTCTTTTTGCTCTTATACACATGCGAATGAACGGCCTACTATTACGGTTTGTGGTAGTCCAGCCTACCCCCCTATCTCTTGGATAGAGGAAGGTCATATTATTGGTTTAGCTCCCATGTTAGTCGAGAGCATGATCACGTCATTAGGCTACCCAATCAATACTGAGCAAGACAGTAACTGGAGTCGTTGTTTAAAAGAAGTCGAGCTTGGTAATATTGATATGGTTGTCGCCGCCTATCAAACAGAACGACGCAAAGAGTTTATGCAGTATCTAGCCGAGCCCATTGTCATCGAGCCCATTACGCTCTATTACAATAAGAAGAACCCAATTCCATCCGTTCAATGGGAAGACTTAAAAGGGCTCAAAGTAGGCATCCTTTTTAGCGACAGTTTTGGAGACATTGTCGATCAAAAAATACGCGAATATTTACGCATTGAATTTGTCTCTACAGGCGTTCAAAACATTCAAAAACTCGCCATACAACGCATTGATCTTATGCCTTTAGGGGCCATTGGAGGCGTTTTACAAGTTAAGAAATTAGGCTTTGAAAATGAAATTACAAGCTTACCCACACCCATTGTCTCTGATTATTGGCATGTTGGCATCTCAAAACGATCCCCTTTGATAAAGCACGTAGATCAACTGAATAACGCATTGATAGCCCTGAAGAAAGCGCAGGCTGTCGAGCTCGGCATCGATAAATTCACCAAACGTTATATTAATAGTGACCTCAGCCGTAAACCTACCGAGACGGCACCTTAA